The genome window CTCTTGTAAATGAAAGAGCTAGTGAGGGGTGAGCTGGAGGGGTGAGCTGTGGAGGACTGTTTCCGGAGTGGGGAGGGGACGGAAGCGCATGTGGGAGCGAGCTGGGATGGTTCAACATGCTGTGTGTGTCCGTGGCTTGTGCCCATGGCTCAGTGCTATAGCCCTGTCTGGTCACCTACTGAAGTGCTTGCTCCAGAGCACAAATCACTGCTTCCTTTCTGATCTCAAAATGGATTAATCCCCCTGTCATGTGAGTAGAAGCCTTGAAACCTGGAGCATCTTCCATGCTCAGCAGGCACCTGGACACCTCTCTGACAGCTCTTGGGTTGATTTGGTCTAAGTGTAGTTCAGCATCCTCCCTTGTTTCTGGGTCATGTTTGTTGGCACCTGAGTGGAGATACAAGCTGAGAAGGAAATGTAACTGGTTGGTAGGTGGGCCTGGGCTGGTGGCCAGCCTGAGACCATAGCCTCGTGCCCAGGGATGCGAGGGACAAGCTCCAGCTTGGGCCTGGCTGTGCCAGCCAGTGCAGATAAATCGCAACTGAACaatagaaatgtccctaagttACAGTTTGGTGCTGCAGGGTCTGTGGTGGTGGCTCTGTGTGCCAAGCTGAGCTCTCCTCCAGGGTGCAGTTTCAGCACAAGCTGTGTCTAGCATTCCCTGGTACCCACACATCCCTCTGGGACCAGTGTGGATCTGCTGCGTGCAGCACTGGGAAGTCCCGCAGTGGCTCTGACTGGCAGCAGTGCCTGGGTTTGCATCCAGCCCTGGTTTTGCCGCCTCTTCCCTCCTGACTCCTGTCCCCttggaagagaaagctgtggccCTGCCACCTCCTCCACAAGTGGGATCCATTTCCATAGCTTGTGGTCACTAGCCTGGTGTGCAAAGGGGAGGGTTGTGCAGTCCCTGTGGCTGGCTGTAGTTAACCAGGAACTATAAATTCACCCTTTGGTTCCAAAAATATCTCAGTTACACCCTACAGGCACAATTTGGTAAGATTGCTGCTTCCAAAAATTGACAGGTTACTTGCTGCACACTGCTCCCTGGAAAGCTGAGTATCCCTTGTGGATGCTCAGCTGCCTGGGAAGCTGTTATGTTCTCACACCCCAGTGTACCACTGCTTGCTGCTGGGAATCTTTGCATTCACATGAACCCATCCAGCAAACCTGGAAGCCCTTAGTGCTCCCAGTCTCTGTTGTGTGGGGGGAATGGGGTTTATCCCACTGCAGTGTCCTGAATGCTTGTAGCTCTGCAGAACCGGCTGCAGAATCACCAAAAGGTGTCAAATGCTTGGAGCTCACTGCATCCAGGGATGTTGCTTTGGTTTCCTCAGCAAGCATTAGCATTTCTCCGTTGACTGTGTGTACAACTGCACGGTGTGTGAATGGCTTGAGTCTGGTGGTGGGGCCATGCCCAGGTGCACTTCCTGGCCTCTCTTGACGGCTtcatggagctgctgagaaCCAGGTCCATGACCAGTGCAGGGTCAGCTCTGCCTTTCTGGATCACCAGCATCCCACTCTCCATGTgttgctggagcagagcatggagctgctgggccTAGCCAGGAGCTGGGGTATGTGAGATGTTCCCAGTCCAGCCTCTCCAAGGATTATTTGACCTTCATATATCTGCAGTGGAAACACTGTTCTACCAAACCCTTTCCCAGATCCTCGATGAGGACTGCCAGGCATTCCGGGTGAGCCCAAGGCCTGTTTTTGCatcctgtgcctgcagctgaCCTGGGATGTTGCATCAGTGGCATCAGTGCAGCATTCCGCAAATCCCATCCCGTGCACAGCATCCAgctggctggaggagcaggggggCTCCCGGGGGGCTCCTGGGGCTCCCCTCCTTGCGGGGTGCCTTTCATCAGCTGCTTTGCAGATGTTGGGTTTGGCTCATGCCTGACACACATCAATTACAACACAGCAGCTCCGAGCCTTTGGCAAAGTCAGCTTTGGAGCAGCTGTCCTGAGTCAGGCTGGTGCCCAGGCTGGAGCCGTGGGCCTGGTCCCGCTCTGTGCAGCACTGCCCTGACAGTCTCAACATCTGTGCACATGTGGAGAGGGTTTCCCTGGCAGGGGAGGTCTAAATATGGCACAAGCACGTGTTCCTGTGTGCTTCATGCTTATCCAGGAACATGTGAGCAGGAGGGAGCTGCAGGCTCTGCCCCCATCAGCCAAGCAAGCAGTGAAGCAGTGGTGTGTGGGGTCTGTGCCTGCTCTTGTCAGGGACCCGGTGGCAGTCAGGAATTTCTGATAGTATAGGGTCTTTATCAGTCCATCCCTCCTTGCAGTTCTCTGGAAGGATCAGCTCAGTGATGCTGGCATGGGGAATGCTGCAGGTTTGGCACTATCCCCACAAAGAGCACAATGGGTCAGACCAGTATAGGATCTGGCCATGGTGCGCCCTGGACAGCCACTGCTGCTGATCCAGTTTATTTCTAGGGTCTTTCTGTCTCAGACAAGTGTCTGCTGGGAGcgctcccagcacagcatcccccCCTGCCTGTGCTATGGAGTGGTCCTGTGGCTTGGCCGCatcctgcctctgctgtgctgcccctgggctgtgctgctgagggGCATCCCGGGTGGCAGCGAGCCTGCATGCTCTGCAGGTGACAAACCACTGCCTGCCATCACCCGCGCTTCCTGTGCCTTTTGTCTTGCTGGGGCCCAGGGAGCCTCCTTCTCACACACTGAAAGCAATGTGGTGAGGCAGcttctgctccctgtgctggggacaggTTTGCCTGCACATCCGCCTGCCCAGGACAGGGTCACCCTTTTGCCTGCTGCTCCTTAGCAGAGcttgctggagaagcagcagccaggaggtGCTGGAGATGCTCCTGGCCTTCATCCCATGCAGAGGATGGCTTTCTGCtctctttaatttctttgtttcttggtGCATGCTGCTGGACCTTATCTGCACCGATTTCCCAGGCTGCTGTCCCATCCAGCAGGACTAGAATGCTTCAGGTTCTCTCCCATGCATGCAAGGAGAAGTTGGAGCCATTGCATaacccagccctgctgctggtggcagcaTATTTTCCATCTgatttagttgttttttttcctagtggtATCTAAGGGGGGGTTCTCCACTTTTGGCCTTGCCATCTTGGGACAAGGCTCATTTGGGATCTGCCATGAGGCCTCAGGCATGCCACATTGATCAGCTTTGAAAGGGGCAGTGTGGCAGCACGTTTCCAGCTGTGCAATAGCCTGAATCCATGTGTTCCCCAGAGGAGCATGTTGCTACCATGTGTGTTTGCTCTCTGGCAGCTCTGTGAGTACACTGGTCTGCACAGCCTGGGATTGAGTGTTGGTGGAAAAAAGTGCTCAAAGTGACCCAACAGTCCTTGGGATcagttttgggtttgcttttatcCTTTTGCTGTACATTTTTCTACTTAGCCTATGTTAGAGTGTGCTGTGCTCGCAGGAAACCAGCGCTTCCGCCTTGCAGACCGCAGCAGGCTCTGTCTGACGCTGCTCCTGCCATCACTGGAGAAGGGATGGTGGGCTTGTGTTTGGAGGAGCCCCTTTGGACCAGCCGTGCTCCTACAAAGCCCTTTGGAGGGTgggagaggaaagcaggcagCACTTCATCAAAGGCCAGAAATAACAGTGGGGTTGAGAAACTGAGCTGAGAGCCCTGTTGCTCTttgaaggcaggaggaggaagacttTGCAGTaaaacctttgcaaataatcatggaatggtttgggttggaagggaccttaaagctcatccggttacaacccctgccacgggcagggaccccttccactgagcagctgctccaagcccctgtgtccagcctggccttgaacactgccagggatggggcagccacagcttctctgggcaccctgtgccagcgcctcagcaccctcacagggaagagcttcttcctgatatctaatTCAAATCTACATCATCAGCATCATCATAAATATGCATTGCAAAGAGCTTAACAAGGATAAAATGCTTGCTCAGGCTGATGGTTGCAGAGACTCCCCCTCTCCATGCCTGCACCAGAACAGCTTGCTCTGCACAGCTGATATTTCCAGAGCTTGCAGGGACCCAGCTGACCTTATCCATGTTCTGCCTTTGCTATATCCACTGTGGGCAACAtgaaggagctggggctgggtggGAGCAGACTGAATCTCCCACTAGTGCATCAGGGTCAGTTTGTCCTTCCTGGTGTCAGATGCTCCTGGTGCTTCAGGGAGTGGATGGTTCCCTGAACTCTGTTAGGAAGCTGTGGGTGTACATCTGCTTCTGAAGCGCTTTGCTGACCTGGAGCTGTCTTGCAGAGCTGATGATGGCCCTGTCTCTGCAGGAAGCTGAAGGGTTTGGTTTCCTCAGGCAGAATTAGAGCAAGATCACAAAAGCTTTGTGGCTGTGGGGGTGTTGTCTGGCATGACCCGTTCTGATGCCGatgtgttggtttggggttttctgcaAGCCAGAGCCAGCAGCCTCTGCACTGTGTCAGCCGGAGCTGGAGGAGGGCACATGTTCATAGATGCTGAGGACTTTTCTATGTCCTCAGAGCCACCCTGTTCCCTGAAACGTGGCCACGAGGCATTCCCAGCAGCAGTCTGTATAGCACTGTAATTACAGTGGTAGGGGAGCAGGCAGGCTGTGTAGGACTGCAAGGCTTTCACTGCAGTGCCTGGGTATGGCTCTGTTGCTAAAGGTCTTCATCACTCACTTAAGTAAACTCCAGCCTTGggccaaggactttctcctTGCCGGGTTCCACTCTTTGGTGGCAgatctgctgcttcctgctatGCTTcctgctctgacagcagcatccCTTTGCAGTGGCAGGCTTGGTGATGTGGGCAGAGATCAAGGCGAATCCAGTAAGCTAAGAAGGGGAAGCCCAAATTCAGTATAGTTACAGGTGAAAGAAGATCCCATTTGCCTCCTCCCTCTTAGCCTCTTTGTGTCCTGAGTCTCTGCACAGGcagctcctttccttccctgccaggagcagcagcatccctgtgtgctTGGCACTGCTGCCACCCCTCACCACCCTCTCTTGCCTCTGCAGGTCCAGAGGCAGTTCCCAGCCACGCACCCGGCATGACGGACGTTCCTCGGGATGCCGGCCCCAAGCAGGCGGCGCCGACGCGGCCGGAGAAGCCGGCTGCGGACTTTGGTTACGTGGGGATCGACGCCATCCTGGAGCAGATGAGAAGGAAAGCCATGAAGCAGGGCTTCGAGTTCAACATCATGGTCGTGGGTGAGttctcctccagcaccagctgctcACAACGTGGTCAGCGTGTGGGGTTTGTTCTGCTCTGATGGTGTTTGGCCTCTCTGGAGGCccctcaggagcagcagctcgAGCTCAGCACTGGGGTCGCTGCCTTAGGAGGCAGCAAACCCTGCTCCCAAGGAGCTGGCTTGAGTTCAGCTGTCGTTAAAGCTGTCAGTGGGACATGGCCTTGGTCCCATGTGTTTTCCAATGTCTTGGGGTGCGTTACCCATGGGCACATTCCAGAAAGGAGCATCCCAGGTGTCCACATGCGGGGAGAGAGGCCTGGAAGGTTGTGTGTCCAAACCCTGCTGCTTACAAGCTCCTGTTCATCAGCTTTGCAAGGCTGCAGGGGGGTGGCATgaagcagttttatttcagtcaGAGGCCACTGGCTGCTCTGACCCCCATCTGCTGTGGGGgtctgtgctcctgcagcccctctgctctgggaCTGCATGAGCAGCTCACCAGCAAAATGCTGGGTGTACTGGGGAGCTGGGCACTGCAGGACACTGGGTGAGAgggaaaactggaaagaaatgaGCCTTTTATGCTCTTTTCCAGGTATGGGTGTTTGCCTGGTGCTGTACAGCCCTTCTTGTGAGTGAGGCTGAGCTGTGCAGGCAACAGCTCTCCCTGCCTCAACCTCGGGGAGCACAGGGGGATGAGCAAAGTAAAGCCCAGGCCATGGCCCATGCTGTGCCAGTGGGGCCTCACCatcctgcttcctcctgtgaGTCCTAATGGGACTGCAGGCTTGTGCAAGGTGCCCATGGGgtaggagctgctgcagctcctggggttACAGCATGGATCGATCTGGTGCTTGCTAATTCTGTGCTGTAGCCTCTCAGGGAGTTCTGCTGATGCTCTGACTTTCCCATTTTGATATTTTCATCCAAAAATTGATCTATGAAGAGGGCTCCCCAGGCCTGGGGATGGCTGCTAACCCAGTCACTGCAGAACCAGTTCTTGCAAGGCTCTTTAACAAACACAGTCCTTTGTGGAGCAGGActcccatggcagagggattgcAGCACTGATCCTGAGAGTCCACAAGAAAGGTTGCATGAGCTAGGCCCCTATTTCCCTGCCAGAAGAGGCACCCATCATtccaagcagcctgtgctgtgcagcatCTCAGCTTTCCGCTTTGCAGATGCAGAGGGATGTTGAGTAAAGGGCCCAGCTTTGCCTTGGCAGCACTGTGTGTGGTATGAAAGCCTGTACTACAGTGTGGCTGGAAAACATTGTTCTTCCCTTGGCAGGCTCTGGGCTGACTGTTTACAGGCTGGGGAATTCATGGCAGCATAAACAAGTGGAGCTCTGGCCCTCCCAGAAGATGCGGGAGGGCAGCAGCACCTCGGGGGTGCCCCTGTGGAAGCTCTGCTGAGACTGGGAGGCAGCCGCcagcccctgtcctgctgcACTTCCAGAGAGGATGTTCAGGCTTCTAGGGATTAGTTTAGCTCCTTTATTCCCACCCAGCCTAAGCTGTTAGTCCTTGCATTGAAATTGTTCAGTCCCTGGTTTACAGTGGAATGGAtgaggggagagaggaaggaggcaACTTATCCTGTGTGGGAGGTAGGAACGGAGCAGTGCTGCCAGTGTCCTTGTGGTGGGgctttttgaaagctttctgcCCAAAAGGGCTTCCCTAGCCTGAAAGGAGGCTTCATGCTGAGGTCAGCTTAGCCCCTTACCCTCTAAGCCTgtagagaggagaagaaaggtcTAAgcttaaaaacccccaaagcacATCTTTTGTGTTCAGCTTttggtgcagagcagctggaagaaGAGAGCTGACCGGGCTCAGTGGGAAACAGCCACACTTTCCCTGCCGGATTTCAGCTCAGGGCTGCAAACCAGCGGAGGTGGGAGCAGATCTGTCCTGTGCTCAGCCACCGGGGCCATCATGTCCCAGGTGTAACCATGTCCATTGCTCAGCAAGGTCTGCCTGTGCCCAGAGTTCAGAGGGGGACATCGCATCCATGGTCATGGTGGCTCTCAGCCCTGTCTCTTTCCAGGCAGTGCAGCTCCGGCAGCTTGGACAGGCAGGAATGGACTGCCAGGAGCTCTAGCCCTCTCACCCCTCTTTCCTCGTCTCCCCACGTGCTCTGTTCAGTGATAGGCAGTGCAATGAGAGCTTCACTTTGGCTTtctgcattcacagcttcaGGCCTGTTTGTGCTTGGCCCCATGTGTTTTCAGGCAGCAGAGGACCAGGAGCATATCACCCCAGCCTGGTCTATGTGTTTCTTCTATAACCCAGCTGTGAGAGTGCGCTGGATCGCAGGTTCCCAATGGCAGCATTGTACACTCTGCTCTAAACTGCTGTTTGATCGAGTAGTGGACTGGCCTTGAGGTGATGCCCAGTGCTGATGTGCTGGTTGACCCTACCCTTGGGTGCCTCTGGCAACCTGGATGAGTCAGGCAGGGCCTTGGAGGAAGTAGAGGAAACCAGCAATAGCTGGTTGCAATGTGGTTCATCAGAATGGGGCAGAAGGGGCCCCCTGTGGTGTGTGCTGGAGCCCTGCAATGACTGCTGGGGCCACAGAACATCTGCTCTGAAACCAACCATCTGCTCCCTGCATTTTGAGGagttcctctgttttctttgctctggAAAAGTTGCTCTTCAGTCTCATGGAATAACTGGTCTGGAGACATGTGTCCTTTCTGCACAGATTGGCCTCAGCTCTGGGATATAAAGCATGAAAGCACCTCTTCCTAAAAGATGTTTTTGTTAAAGTCGTGGAATCCGATGTGCTCCCTGGGATATTGTTTGTGGGACTCAGTGGAGCTCCTGGCCTAGACCTGCTGAAAGGGTTCTGTGCAGCCAGCTGGTCTGATTGCAAAAGCAAGTCCatcagggaagcagcagcagatgctgcaggaCTGAGATCTGGAAAACTGTTGCTGCTCTTAATTCTGTCCAGCTAAGGGCTTGCCAAGATGCTCCTAAATCTTCTCTGTGGAGCTGGACaggggaagctgcaggaggcagaggaggaagggatgCTCCTTCCTGGGGTTCTCTGGTCCCTGTGCCCTTCTCCAGGGCTGCTGGGTGTCACTGGAGCCCTTGAAACATCCCTGTCGGTGTCTGCCTGTCCTCGGGTTTGCTGTGATTTTGGCTGGATGCTCTTGACCTCCTCACACTCAGCAAACCAACTGCTCTGGAGCTGAGGAAGGTGCCTGTGGCCACAGCATGCATGGACTGGAGCATGGACTCGAGCTCCTTCAGcagggggggctgcaggggagcaGCTGCACCTCTCACCTCCCTCCGGCAGATCTGGTGCAGGCTGAGTCTGTCAGCATCCCTGGAAAAGTAGCCCGGAAGTGAGTGAGTGCTGACTTGGGTTATCCTGCTCTCTTCCAGGTCAGAGCGGCTTGGGGAAATCCACGTTAATCAACACCCTCTTCAAATCCAAAATCAGCCGGAAATCTGTACAGCCGACTTCTGAAGAGAGGATCCCCAAGACCATTGAAATCAAATCCATCACTCACGGTGAGGCTCTATAGATCCCACCTGGTGCTTTGGCTTTCGGACATGCTCTGCCTTGTGTCTCCAGAGATGCTTGCAGGGctgagaaaacactgattttcttgTGTATCCACCAACATTGGCTTAGTTGTGATGGAAGGGAACAAGTAAGATGGCCAGGGGAGGTGGCATTTCAGGGCAGATGGACTGATGCATTATTCTGGAGAGCTGATATGTGCCTGTTAAAAGTCCTGAAGGTTAGTTTCTCCCCTGGGAGCAAGCTCCAGCCTTCCAGCTGGTTTTGGGAGGGTGGGCTTGGCCAGAGCACCCATTGATGCTCCCCTCATGCACTGGCTTCCCTCTCCATTTCAGAGATTGAAGAGAAGGGGGTTCGCATGAAGCTGACGGTCATCGACACCCCGGGCTTTGGAGACCACATCAACAATGAGAACTGGTgagctggctgtgctggtgTGGGGACTGGAGCAGAGGACCCAGGGCATCCTGACCTGGAGCTGGTGCTGAGGGCTGTAGCCTGGTCCTGTGCCACCCGTGCTCcgtggggagcagggaagaggGTTGTTGTGGGTGGCAGCGCAGTGCCATGCTCCCCAGGGCTGATCCTGGACCATCTGATTGCCCACAAACATCCTGCTGTTCGGGCATGAGGCAACCTTTGTTtgtggctgggagcagctgtgtGCCAGCCTGGCCAGTCCCTGGCCTTGCTCATGTGGCTCTGAAGGCtctgccagcagcccctggaACAGTGGCTGCCTGTGtgggcagcaggggcagggctgGCTGATGGCAGGTGCCTTCTCCTCACCATGAGCCAGACTGGGCTTGTGGGGTTTGATGCTGTTCTTTCTCCTGTGCCCTGACACTGTGCAAGGAGCCAAGGGATGCTCCTGGTGATGCCCCGCTCAGCAGATGTATTCAGGAGACAAGGGAGGATTTTTAGGCACTTGCTTGTCTACACCAGCCAGTAAATCCCCTCCTGCTGTGGTGTATGGAGTTGCCAAGTGTTGAATGTGTGAAGTTTGTGATTTCCCTGCAGTTGCTCTATGAATGGGGACTGACAGGACCTAAAACATTccctgtgtgtgttttggtttgtttgtttgatagGATTCTGTAGGATGCAGAGCCATCCGCGGCATGGTGCACTCTGCTTCACACAGTCTGGATTCAGGGTGATCCAGATCCCTCACACATCATCCCATGTTCCTCTCTCTCTGCAGCTGGCAGCCCATCATGAAGTTCATCAATGACCAGTACGAGAAGTACCTGCAGGAGGAAATCAACATTAACCGGAAGAAGCGGATCCCCGACACGCGGGTGCACTGCTGTATATACTTCATCCCAGCCACTGGCCACTCGTAAGTACCCTGCCCGCCTCGCTCAGGTCCTCGGGCCTTCCCTCTCCTGCATTCAGTCTTGGACAGCTCAGCCATCAGAGTCATCCTTGGGATGTTTCCTGAGCACTTGAGGAGCTTGAGGACAGCTTGAAGATGTCCTTCCTAAGGCTGGAGCCCTCACAAtaacagagcagagctgctgtacCCAGAGGAATGTGGTGTTTCCTCTTCCAAGGGGCTATTGAAGCCTCCCTGAGTTagctgcttgctttgctttggtcACCTTGTTTGTTCGACAGAGGATGGACACCAGTCACCAAGCTCTCAAACTGGACAGAAAGGCTGCCTTTGCAAACAAAGCATTAACCATTtttgctgtgctcctgccttTGTAAGGGGagaagctgcttttcctcccactCCCGAGGGAGCAAACACCCTCACCCTTTAAGGGTATTTTGTAGGTTGTTTGACTAGTCTGCAAGTGGGATGGAGT of Melopsittacus undulatus isolate bMelUnd1 chromosome 11, bMelUnd1.mat.Z, whole genome shotgun sequence contains these proteins:
- the SEPTIN9 gene encoding septin-9 isoform X6, which produces MTDVPRDAGPKQAAPTRPEKPAADFGYVGIDAILEQMRRKAMKQGFEFNIMVVGQSGLGKSTLINTLFKSKISRKSVQPTSEERIPKTIEIKSITHEIEEKGVRMKLTVIDTPGFGDHINNENCWQPIMKFINDQYEKYLQEEININRKKRIPDTRVHCCIYFIPATGHSLRPLDIEFMKRLSKVVNIVPVIAKADTLTLEERDYFKQRIMADLLANGIDVYPQKEFDEDSEDRLVNEKFREMIPFAVVGSDQEYQVNGRRILGRKTKWGTIEVENTTHCEFAYLRDLLIRTHMQNIKDITSNIHFEAYRVKRLNEGQSSLSNGVTDKELVANEM